GGTGGAGCTGTTGGACACGGAGCTTGCCCTGACGCAGGCGAAGCTCAATTACATCAACGCGCTTTTCAACTTCGAAGAGGCCCACGCCAGACTCTTATCCATATTGGGTGCGGATACGATGGAAATAGTGACGGAATAACGGCATCGGGATGGAGGTATGAGCGCTTTGAGCAACCTCTCAGAAACATGTACAATAGGCGAAATACCGTCCCGGACGATTGAAACACGAATGCGGCCGCTGGGAATTGACAATCCGAATTCCACAGGCCGCGTTACTTTTTAGATCGGAAAAGAAAGCGTCACCTTCGTACCGTCTTCCGGTTTGCTGGAGATATCAAGAGACCCGCCGTGCTCTATCATGATGTCCTTACATATGAAAAGCCCCAAGGCGATGGCGCCGTGTTTTCCCATGAAATGCGCGTGTTTCACTGCATCGAGCATCTCCCGTTCCATGCCGACGCCGGTATCCCTGATGATAACGAGAACGCTCTTACCCCTCTTCTTCGTGGATATCTCCAGGGTGCCGCCGCCGTTCATTGCGTCATTGGCGTTATTTATCAGATGCAACAGCGCCTGGCGAAATTTCCCCGGATATATCGGCACCTTTGAAACCCGAGAGCTCAACTGCGTCTCAATGACGATGTTGTTTTCGTTGAGCCCCGCCCGCACCACCGGCAACAGATTTTCGATCAGCTCGTTGATATCGGTAATTACCTTGTCATCCACCTCGAATGAATAGTAGAGGCTGATTTGGTCCAGTAAATCACGGGCGTTGTCGAGATCCGTTTTTAGGCGGCGAAGATTTGAGGAAGCGGAACCCTCCTCGGTTATATGGTTTTCCAATAAGGTCAGGCAATTCTGCATGCCGAGCATAGATTTTTTCAGTTCCCTGGCCATACTTGCGGACAAACGTCCGGATGCGGTCAGCGCCTCCCGTGCGATCAACTCCCTCAGCATGAGCTTTTGGTGAGTGATATCCTGGGCGAAAACCGCAAGACGTTCGACCTCGCCGTGTTCGTTGATGATCGGAGAAATTGAATGCCGGTAATGTATTCCCTTGTTCTCATCCTCGAAGACAATCGTTCTCTTGGATTCTATAGCATGCTCGACCTGAGCCTTGCGAAATGATGCGATGTGGTGTGGCATCAAATCATAAATTTTCGAACCAACGATATCATCGATCATACAACCGATTTTTTCGACGACCTTCTCGTTGATATCGATGACCGTTCCATCGGTTTCCATCAAAAACGCCATATCCACAATCGTGTCGAGCAAAGCTCGGCTGGTCGCCTCGCTCTCCTTCAGCGCCCGCTCCGCCTGGAGACGCTTGCTGATATCCTGGATCATCAGAATGATGTCCGATTTCTCCTCTCCACTCAATACGAACCCGGCAACGATCAGATCGGCGGCCCTCCCCGCCTGTGTATCGATGGAAACGGTGATGGAGTGCGATCCGATATCCCTGACTTCATTGAAAAAGGACTTGAACTGACGGCGATTTTTTCTCCCAATAACGTCGAATACGCTTTTGTCTTCAACATCTTCAAACGACAGTCCAAAAATCGATAAAAATCTCGGATTCGTCGAAACAATCGTCCCGTCCTCGGCGAGAATCACCATGCCCATCGGCGAATGGCTCAATATCTCTTCGAAACGATCATGGGATTGCCTGAGCTGGGAATCCTTTTCACCCATCTTTTTGTGATACAGCTCGTTAAGATTTTCGAGCTTATTCTCAATCCGCACTCGCTCCGTTACATCCTTGAAATGGATGATGTGATGTCGCCGTGCCCCATTCGGGTACCGGTAATGGGTTATCTCATATGACTTCTTTAAAGACTCGGGGGTTTTATCAAGAATGCCGCATTCCGCCGTCTTCTCGTCCGGGCCGACCAATAGAGGACATCCTTCGCACATTGTCTGATTATGCAATATATCCCGATAGCAGATTTTTCCGGGGGCGTCTTTGATATCCACACCAAGCATGGCGGCCATAGTGGTGTTGATACGCCTGATGGTCATATCGTCATCCACCATACATATCGGATCCGAGATGCTGTCGAATATCGCCAGCAACTCTTTTTGTGACGCCGATATCTTTTTCCGTGTGGTGAATCGAACCATTTTTCCACTCAACACAGCCCGAGGTGAATAACAGACGGGTGCCTCCATCTCAGGCAGAGAAAGACAGCATGGATGTCTTCGCGATCTATCTATATGATAATTATAAGGAATCAGGCAAGAATTATATACGGTCGGATCACATCATAGCGTTTCTCTGTCACGAATCGTGTGATGTATATCACATTCTGACACTATTTATATTTTTTCTTCACCCGTGATTATTTGCTCCAAAAAAATTCCCAGATTTTCTTGATCGTCCCCATTCCCACTCCCCGGCTTCGAAAACGGCTCATCAGCGCGACAAAGATTCTTTTCAATGTAAAATAGAACGAGAAAAAGGCCCGCTTGAGCAATCGCTCGGTCCGGCCCGGCGTCAGGTAGTCCAGACGCATAACCGCATGGAGGCAGTCGAATTTCTCCCAGTTGTCCTCGAATATCCTCCAGCCGTGCTCCCGATAAAGTTTCGTGCCCGGATACGGGGTCAGAATGGAATACTGCGCCCCGCCCAATCCGAGCTGTTTTGAATACCTGATGGTGTTCTTCACCATCGATGCGGTCTCATAGGGCCAGCCGATGATGAAGCTCCCCATGGTCTCGATATCATACTTCTTCAAAAGACCGACGGCCCGGGCGGCCTTGTCCGTCGTCGACCGCTTTCCGAATTGTTTAAGGGTTTCGTCGGACGCGCTCTCTATGCCCATAAACACGTACCGGCACCCGGTCTCGGCCATGCGACGAACCATCGTCTCA
The genomic region above belongs to Candidatus Zymogenaceae bacterium and contains:
- a CDS encoding PAS domain S-box protein — translated: MVRFTTRKKISASQKELLAIFDSISDPICMVDDDMTIRRINTTMAAMLGVDIKDAPGKICYRDILHNQTMCEGCPLLVGPDEKTAECGILDKTPESLKKSYEITHYRYPNGARRHHIIHFKDVTERVRIENKLENLNELYHKKMGEKDSQLRQSHDRFEEILSHSPMGMVILAEDGTIVSTNPRFLSIFGLSFEDVEDKSVFDVIGRKNRRQFKSFFNEVRDIGSHSITVSIDTQAGRAADLIVAGFVLSGEEKSDIILMIQDISKRLQAERALKESEATSRALLDTIVDMAFLMETDGTVIDINEKVVEKIGCMIDDIVGSKIYDLMPHHIASFRKAQVEHAIESKRTIVFEDENKGIHYRHSISPIINEHGEVERLAVFAQDITHQKLMLRELIAREALTASGRLSASMARELKKSMLGMQNCLTLLENHITEEGSASSNLRRLKTDLDNARDLLDQISLYYSFEVDDKVITDINELIENLLPVVRAGLNENNIVIETQLSSRVSKVPIYPGKFRQALLHLINNANDAMNGGGTLEISTKKRGKSVLVIIRDTGVGMEREMLDAVKHAHFMGKHGAIALGLFICKDIMIEHGGSLDISSKPEDGTKVTLSFPI